From the genome of Thalassoglobus sp. JC818:
AGACCGCGTAAGGGATGAATGTGGTCATTTCCATGGAAGACTCCAGAAGTCACTATTACAAGGTCGTTGTCGACCAGTTCGCAAGGAGAGGGTTTTCAGAGAGACGTGTGAATCAGACTTTGATCGAAATAATCTTCTTAATGACAATGGCCCCCAGAATTTGAAGGACGACCGCCACAGCGACCATTTTTCGCCCGAGTTCGTCAGTGAACAGCAGCATGACGTACTCAGGATTCAGCTTCCAAACAGCGAAGAAGAGTGCGATCGGCAAGGCCATCAGCACGATACCGCTGATTCGACCTTCCCCGGTGAGTGCCTGAACTTGGCCAAGAATTCGGAATCGATCGCGAATAATGCGTCCGATCTTGTCGAGGATTTCTGCGAGGTCACCACCCGATTGACGTTGAATGGAAACGGCCATCGCGAAGAACTTGTAGTCCATATTCGGAACGCGGATATAAAGGTGAGCGAGTGACTCCTCAACTGGCACACCAAGGTTCTGTTCCTCGTATGCGATGTTGAATTCTTTGGAAATCGGGTCCGGAAGTTCGTCGACAACCACTTTCATCGCAGCGGAAAGGCTGTGTCCTGAACGCAACGCTCGAGCAACAAGTTCCATCGCGTCGGGAAGCTGTTTCGAAAATTTCTTGAAGCGGCGGCTTCGTTTGAACAACAGCCACCCGAAGGGCAGCAACGCACTGACGATAAACACGAGAGGGTAAGTCGGGAGTGGGATGCGAGACAGATATCCTGCTCCAAGTCCGATACCGCCGCACGCCATGACGACCATCAGAAAGACTTCGGGCTTCATCTGAACGTCTGCTTGAACAAACAACAGACGCATGTTGAGGAATCGTTCCATGAACCGGTTTGCGGCTCCGGAGATGCCTTCCATCCCTTCTTTCATCAACGCATCGCGGGTGACTTGAGGGCCATCAGACTTGGCTCGCTTCTTCCCAGCGAGAACGTCGAGTCGATCTTCAATGTCTTTGCTGCTGTTGCCCTGCATGAGCAAAAGAGCAGAGATGATCGCTCCGAAGACTCCGATGAAGGCAATCACGGATGCTGTCATCGGGTCGATTGTCGTGGGAAGAAATGTTTCGAAATTCATTGGGCGGACCCCATTTATTCAATCGAATTGAATTCAGAAGATGAAATTGAAATGTTGGCGAGTGCCAGTGATGACAGGTGGGTCAGGACCCCAATCGTCGGGCTGCAAACAGGTTCGCTGGCAGTCTGACTCCGGCAGCTTCGAGTCGATCCATGAATGCTGGTCGAACTCCTGTTGATTCGAAGTGACCGAACGAACGTCCGTCGGAATCGATACCGTCTTGCATGAAGCGGAAGATGTCCTGCATGATGATCGTGTCCTGCTCCATGTTCAGAACCTCGGTCACGTAAGTCAGCTTTCTCGGACCACCCTGCAGACGGCTGGCCTGAATGATCAGGTCGACCGCTGAGGAGAACTGATGTCGAATCGCTTTGAGCGGGAGTTCCGTTCCGCCCATGGTGACCATCGTTTCAATACGAGAAACAGCGTCACGTGGGTTGTTGGCGTGCACGGTCGTCATTGACCCTTCGTGACCGGTGTTCATCGCCTGAAGCATGTCGAGCGTTTCCGGTCCACGACATTCCCCGATGATGATTCGGTCAGGTCGCATACGCAGGGCGTTTTTCACAAGGTCCGTCGCGGAAATCTTGCCTTTGCCCTCAATGTTTGGAGGACGAGTTTCCAGGCGAAGCACGTGTTCTTGTTGAAGCTGAAGTTCCGCAGCATCTTCGATTGTGATGACTCGCTGATCACCTTGAATGAAGCTTGATAACGTGTTGAGCAGTGTCGTTTTACCGGAACCAGTACCACCACTGATGATGATGTTGAGGCGGGCCTTGATCGCTCCTTCCATGAGCATCACCATCTCAGGGGTGAAGGCTCCGAAGTTCAGAAGGTCTTCCAGCGCGAGTGGCTTCGAACCGAATTTTCGAATGGTCAGCGAAGGTCCATCAAGCGCGAGCGGCGGGATGATCGCGTTCAAACGAGACCCATCCGGAAGTCGGGCATCACACATCGGAGACGTCTCGTCGATTCGTCGTCCGACGCGGGAAACGATTCGGTCGAGAATCTGAAGCAAGTGATCGTTGTCGCGAAATGTCACCGGCGAACGTTGGATCCGTCCATTTTTTTCGACGAAGACGTGTTTCGGCCCGTTGATCATGATGTCGGCCACGCCTTCCTCTTTCATGAGGATCTCAAGCGGACCAAATCCGAAAGTCTCGTCAAGAACTTCCTCGATGAGGCGTTCTCGTTCTGAGCGGTTGAGCAGTGGGTTTTCGGTATCGCAGAGGTGTTCCACGACCAGCCGAATCTCGCGACGAAGAGTATCCCCTTTGAGTTCACCCAGTTTGTTCAGGTCGAGTTTGTCAACGAGTCGACCGTGAATCAGTCGCTTAAGATTCTCAAAATCGTCTTGAGATGTCTCGCGTTTCAGCCTCGATATTGGCGGGGAAGCCATGCATCGCTCTCCATTGAATCTCTATGCACGAAACCCGCGCGGGATCTCTGCAGATGGACAATACTTGGCGAAACCTAGCTCACGCTCGCGGTGAGGAATTCCGGAATCGTCAGAGGTGTTGAAAAAATCCGACACACCGGAGAGATTGACTCGTCACAAACCGGGCAATCAGCGTCAACTGAAAGCACTTTTCCGGTTGTAGTGTTAAAAACGATACTGCGGATGCTGGAAACGACTCGGTAAAGTGTGGGGTTTTCGATTGACTATTGAAATTCTCTCACTTACGGTAAACTTCAGAGAGAAGCTGAGCGCTCGTGGAAAATGTGATGCACTCTCTTTACAGGTCTCCTGACCTGGCAAGTTGACTTCCCCCCCGCCGAGATTCTCAACCGAATCTCACCATGCCCACCTGAATTTGTGAGTTCATTCCCGAAACGGATCGTTCGTCGGTGAAAGAGAAGCGTGCAAACCGCATTCACTTTTTCATCAGGAATGGAATTGTCACACCTACCTAAACTTGAGTCCAACAGGACAAGGAGCAGAGGTTAATGTCCAACGTATCGCAGCATTCGATGAAGGGGCATGGTTGTGCCCCAGCTCACTTTCAGCAGCTGTCGCGTCGTGGCTTTCTTCAAATCGGCATGCTTGCCGGAACTTCACTGACTCTCCCTCAACTTCTCGCCCGTCGTGCTCAGGCCGAACTCAAAGATTACGACAACTTCGAAGGCACTGCGAAATCGATCATCCACATCTTCCTGCCCGGTGGACTCGCCCAGCAGGAATCGTTCGACCCCAAACCGTATGCTCCGATCGAATACCGTGGGGAAATGCGGAACATTAAAACGAAGCTGGACGGCGTTCAGTTCGGAGAGACTCTGCAGAAGACCGCTCAAATCGCTGACAAGCTTTGCGTGATCCGTTCGATGTCGCATGGAGAAGCAGCTCACGAACGCGGCACTCACAATATGTTCACCGGTTATCGACCAAGTCCGGCACTGCAGTTCCCCTCTATCGGCTCTGTGATCAGTCAACAATACGGAAGCCGCAACAACCTGCCTCCTTACGTTTGTGTTCCGAATCAGCCAAATGTCTACGCGGGAAGCGGCTATCTGAGTTCGGCATTTGCTCCGTTCTCACTCGGAAGTGATCCAGCAGCCGGCGGATTCAAAGTTCGCGACCTCAATCTCCCGAGCGGAGTTGATGAGAGCCGTTTCGCGAATCGACGATCCGCACTCGAAGCAGTGAATGCTTACTTCCAGAGTCGTGAGACTTCGGACCAGATCAACGCCATGGATTCGTTCTACGAATCGGCATACAACCTGATCTCGTCACCGGAAGCACGGGAAGCGTTCGATCTCGAGAAAGAAGATGCCAAACTTCGCGACGAATACGGACGTAATCAAGCTGGAGCGAGAATGCTCCTCGCTCGACGCCTTGTCGAAGCTGGAGTTCGTATGGTGAACCTCACCTACGGCGGATGGGACAATCACGACAACATCGTCGCGAACTTCCGACGTCAAATGCCGAGCTTCGACCAGGCATTCTCCCGCCTGATTACTGATCTCGATGAGCGTGGCCTTCTCGATGAAACACTCGTCATGGTCTCTTCCGAATTCGGACGAACGCCGAAGATCAACAACACCGCTGGCCGGGATCACTGGCCGAAAGTCTTCAGTGTCGCTCTCGCCGGTGGCGGAATTAAGCGTGGTCACGTTTACGGATCATCGAATGCGACCGCGAGCGAGCCCGAAGAAAACGAAGTGAGCGTCGAAGACCTGTTCACGACTGTCTACCACGCGCTTGGAATCGTGGCAGATAAAGAACTGATGGCTCCTGGTGACCGACCGATCGAAATCGTCGATGGCGGTTCGGTTGTTCAGGACCTGCTGGCTTAGCCCGATTTCTCTGCGAAGGGAATGACTCTGAGAGTGGTCAACGTCACGGCGGCTTTGCGTTGCTTGTTGAGTTCTCGAAAGTGTCGACGCAATCCGTCTCATTGACCACACACAACGCCCACCCTGTTGACATGTGTCCACAAGGAGAAATTATGCGATGCCTTAGAGCATTTTTCGAAATGGTGTTTGCAATCACGCACGAGTACACGGGACGAAATCAACTTCAAACGGTCTCCGCGACTGCACCAGCGAGAGCGACACAATTTCGAATTCTCGGGGTTCTGTGCTCGCTGGCTTTCCTCGTCTGCTCGCAATCACTTTTTGCCGCCGCTCCTCGATTCACCGACGTTTCTCCGCGAGCTGGAACTCGCGGCCAGGAGCTGACGATCACGTTGAGCGGTTCAAACCTTGAAGACGCAGAAGAACTGCTGCTCTACGATGACGGCCTCGAAGTACTTTCGATCGAACACCCTGAAGACGATAAAGAAAAGAACCGTAAGGTCCTCATCCGCCTGAAAGTTGCTGAGGATTGCCGTTTGGGAACGCAGAGAATGCGAATCCGAACGCGCACCGGACTTTCTGATCTGCAGAATTTCGTCATCAGCCCGTTCGAAGTCCTCAGCGAAAAAGAACCCAACACGGACTTCGCGACTCCTCAGGAAGTCACCCTCAACTCCAGCGTGGTAGGCCGTATCGACCGCGAAGACGTCGATTACTTCGTGATTAATGCAAAGCAGGGTGAACGGATCAGTGCGGAAGTCTTCGGGACACGCATCGGTGCCTCAACTGGCATTAACTACTTCGATCCGTATCTCGCGATCATTGACGAGGACCGGTTCGAAATTGCAGTGAACGACGATGCTCCGCTTGTTCTCAATGACGCTGTCGTGTCGGCGATCGCCCCTCGCGACGGACGGTACATCATTCAAGTTCGCGACTCCTCCTACAACGGAGATGGTCGAGCAGATTACGTCTTGAGCATCGGGAATTTCCCGCGACCGACCGCAGTCATTCCTTCCGGAGGCAAACCGGGGGAAACATTGACGGTCACCTTCCTCGGTGACCCACTCGGGCCGATTACTCAGGACGTCACTCTCCCCAGCGATCCAAAGATTGAACGATTCGGACTTGAGGTCCGCGATGAATTCGGCCTCGCTCCATCGCTGCAGCCATTCCAACTCAGTTCCCTCGATAACACGACCGAAGCGGAGCCAAACAACGACCGCAAGGCGGCCACTGCTTGTGCTGCTCCAGGAGCTGCGAACGGCGTGATCTCTGAACCGGGAGACATCGACTACTTCAAGTTCACTGCAAAGAAAGATCAGCAGTTCGATATCGAAGTTTATGCCCGTCGACTGCGTTCCGGTCTCGATCCCGTGGTGACTGTCGTGAACACGGAAACAGGCAAAGGCGTTGTCTCAAACGACGACAGCCGTGGGCCCGACAGTTACGTCCGGTTCAAAGCACCCGAAGACGGAGAATATTCCGTCGGCGTGTACGACCATTTGCGTCGCGGGCAGGCAGATTTCACCTATCGGATCGAGATCAGCCCGATCGAACCATCGCTGCAAGCCAGCCCCACCGAATTCGCTCGATACGTTCAACACCAGATCATCATTCCTCAGGGAGCGGGATCCGGAATCGTCGCAAATGTTCAACGCAAAGATATCGGAGGAGCGGTCAATTTCCGCAGTGCAGACCTTCCGGAAGGTGTGCGAGTGGAGTGTCCCGAAGGCTGGCGAAATGATGGATCGATGTCCGTTGTCTTCTTCGCCGATGCGAATGCTCCGCTCTCTGGAAAGTTTTCATCCATCGAGACGTTCCTCGATGACCCCAAACAGCCCGATCGAGTTGTCACTGGTCCGCTTTATCAGGACGTCTTGATGGTCCGCGGTCGCAACAACAACCGGGTCTGGGAAGAGCGAATGAATCGGTTGCCAATTGTGGTGACGCAAAAGGCCCCGTTCCGAGTCTGGGCAGAAGCACCACCCGTGCCCATTGTGCGTGGCGGCTCGCTCAATCTCGTCGTTAAGTGTGAGAAAGACGAAGGCTGGGACGAAGACATCAGCGTGCGATTGCTCCAAAATCCACCGGGAATCAATTCGAGTGGGTCGGTGAAAATCGCAAAAGGACAGACAGAAGCCTCCATTCCGATCAATGCTGCAGGCAATGCTGCTCTTCGTGAATCAATGATCTCGCTGCGTTGTACCGCCAACATCGGAAACGGGGCGATCGAACTCTGCACCGAGTTCATTCCGCTACGAGTCGAAGATCAATACGCCACCTTTGAATTCGTTCAGTCCGCTGTTGAACAGGGGAAAGAAGTGACCTTCCCAGTGAAGGTCAACAAGCAGAAGGACTTCGCAGGATCAGCCACTGTTGAACTTCTTGGCCTTCCAGCCAACGCGACGGCAGAAAAACTTGAAATGACTGCGGAGACGACCGAACTGAACTTCAAAATTCAGACCACGGAAAAGACTCCGCCGGGCATGAGCAAGAACGTTTTCTGCCGAGTCATGGTTCCTGAAAACGGAGCGACAATCCTGCACAATCTCGGTTCAGGAGTCCTCCGCGTCGACAAACCGCTCCCCCCGAAACCTGATGCCCCCAAACCGGCTCCAGAGGTCGCGAAAGCCCCTCCTGCTGAGAAGCCACTATCGCGTCTGGAACAACTTCGCCTTCAAAAGAGACAACAAGCGGAAGCTGCTCAGGCGGAATCAGGCGATTGACACCGCCGACTTTTCCTGATTCCCCAGAATTTCACCTTCGCTATTCCAAGACGACCACCACGTTGACGGAGTCACGATCGGACGATCATCCATGAGAAATCTACTTCTGAGCATCATCTGTGTACCCGTTCTGTCCCTGGCAACCAATTCGCTGGTTTTGGCAGACGGTAACCTGGTCGAACTGCGAGTTTTTCCGAAAGACGTCTCTCTGACGACGAAGCGAGACTTCCAGTCGGTCGTCGTTCAGGGATATTACGACAACGGACTGACCGCTGACCTGACTGAACAGGCACAATGGAAAGTCGAAAATGCTTCTCTTGTCTCGCAGGAGAACAATGTCTTCCGACCGGCCGCCGATGGCGAAACACAAATGACGGTTTCTGTCGGTGAGAAGTCGGTGACCGTGCCGGTCAAAGTGGCTCGTGCGGGCGATGATCGCCCAGTGAGTTTTAAATTGGACGTGATGCCTGCTTTAACGAAATCTGGATGCAACACCGGAAGCTGTCATGGTGCTGCTCGCGGAAAAGATGGATTCAATCTTTCACTCTTCGGCTACGATCCAGCTGGAGATCATTTCCGAATCACTCGTGAGCAACCTGGCCGTCGAGTCAACCTCGCGATCCCAGAAGCCAGTTTACTGGTTGAGAAAGGGGCCGGTGTCGTTCCTCATACCGGAGGAAAACGCTTCGATCTCGATTCCAAGATCTGCCAGACGATCGTTGAATGGGTCGCCAACGGCACGCCCACCGATCCCGCTGATCAAGCAACGTGTACATCCATCGAAATGTACCCGAAGCAAGCTGTCCTTGATGGAACGGGCGAATCACAGCGAACAGTTGTCATCGCAACTTATTCAGATGGAACCGTTCGCGATGTCACCAGCCTTGCTGCGTTCACAACTAGCAATGAAACCGCGATCGCAGTTGATGAACAGGGGCTTGTGACAGCTGGCGAACGTGGCGAAGGATTCGTCATGGCCCGATTCGACGTTCACACTGTCGGATCTCAATTCCTATCGCTTCCCAAAGGGCTCCAGTACGAAGAACAACCAGAAACTCCCGCGAACGAAATCGACGTTCTTGTCGCCCAAAAGCTGAAGAAGCTTCGCCTGCATCCTTCCGAACTCTGCTCAGACGAAGAGTTTCTCAGACGCGTCTCTATCGACCTGATCGGTCTGACTCCAACGTACGAAGAATACACAGCGTTCGTCGCAGACTCAGCTCCGGACAAACGTGCTCGCAAGATTGACGAACTTCTCGACCGCAAAGAGTTCACCGAAGTTTGGGTTTCAAAATGGGCTGAGTGGCTCATGATGCGATCCAACAATCAGGTCTCACAAAAGTCGATCTTCCTCTACTATCAATGGCTTGTTGAACAGATCGCGAACAACGTCCCCATGGACGCCATGGTTCGCGAAATCCTCTCGTCAAGCGGCGGAACCTTTACTACTCCGCAGACGAACTTCTATGAAATCGAACGTGACCAGCTCAAAGTGGCAGAGAACGTCGCTCAAATCTTCATGGGGATGCGGATTCAATGTGCCCAGTGTCACAACCATCCATTCGACCGGTGGACGCAGGACGAATACTACGATTTTGCTGCATTCTTCTCGCAGGTCGGACGAAAACGCGGCGAAGATGAGCGAGAGCAAATTATCTTCAACCGAGGCGGTGGAGAGGTCAAACACCCGGTGACTGGTCAAAACTCCACTCCCAAGTTTCTTGGGGGGGCTTATCCTGAAACCAAAGGAAAAGATCGACGCGAAGTTGTCGCGAACTGGCTCGCTTCGAAAGAGAATCCTTTCTTCGCTAAGAACTTCGCAAACCGCATCTGGCATCACTTCTTCGGCATTGGAATCGTCGAACCGATCGACGATTTCCGGATCTCCAATCCAGCGAGCAATCCGGAACTTCTCGATGAGCTCGCGCAGCGTCTGACTGACTACGATTACGATATGCGAAAGTTGATTCGCGATATCTGTAACTCGAACACCTATCAGCGAACAACTCGTCGAAACGAAAGCAATATGACGGACGAGTTGAACTTCGCCCATCAAAACATTCGCCGCATTAAGGCGGAATCGATGCTCGACGTTATCAGCCACGTCACCAGCACCAAAGACGATTTCGCTAAGCTTCCGGTTGGGGCAAGAGCTGTCCAAATCGCCGACGGGGCAACGTCGACCTACTTCCTGACAACATTTGGCCGTGCGACGCGAGAAACGGCATGCTCGTGCGAAGTGAAAATGGAGCCAACTCTCTCGCAGGCACTTCATCTTCTTAACGGAGATACCGTCAACAACAAGATGAGACAGGGGAACCAGATCAAGTCCCTTCTCGATCAGGGTCTGTCTCCTGAACAAGTGATTGAACGGCTTTATATCACCACGCTGTGTCGGAAGCCGACTGCCGAGGAATTGGAGTCACTTTCACCACTCTATGCTGAAGGATCCAACGTCCAGCAAGGACTTGAAGATGCCTATTGGGCATTGCTCAACTCGCGAGAGTTCCTCTTCAATCATTGATCTGGCGTTGAAAGTCTCTTCCGTTGTCGAGGTCTGGTGAATTCCAACCCTGTCCCTGCACTCAACACGATTGTTACTCAGACTAGCTATCACCATGTTGAATCATTCGTTGAGAACTTCTCTGTTGTGTTTCGCCACTCTCGTCACCTTCACGTGTTCGCACGTCAGGGCTGAAGAGAAAGATTCGAAAACTGACGAGAAGCCCGTCGAGAAAATCACTTTCGACGACCATGTCCTCCCCGTTTTCCGTGCACGCTGCGGATCATGCCATAACGCAAATGATCGTCGCGGTGGACTGGTTCTCGATCAGTATGCCGGTGTCATGGAAGGTGGTTCTTCAGGGGAAGTTGTCGACCCGGGAAGTGCGGAGTTCAGCTATCTCTGGCTGCTGGTGAATCACGAAGACAGCCCGAAGATGCCACCCAATGCTGACAAACTTCCCGAGAGCGAGCTGGCTGTCATCCGCAAATGGATCGACATGGGGGCTCTTGAAAACGCGGGGAGCAAAGCCAAGATCAAAGAGCGAAAGTCTCTGGCGCGAATTGAGGTTTCGACCGAACGTCCTGCACATGTTGCGATGCCACAATCTTACTTTGGAGACCCTGTCGTCACTCCGCCGTCGACAAATGCTGTCACTGCATTGGCCACCAGTCCCTGGGCACCAATCGTTGCCATCTCCGGGCATCAGCAGGTGAGCTTGTACAATTCTCAAACGCGTGAGCCGTTGGGAGTTCTTCCGTTTCCGGAAGGGCAGCCACAGATCATCAAATTCAGTCGAAATGGATCGCTCTTGATGGTCGGCGGAGGGCGGGGCGGCCAGTCCGGAAAAGTGGTCGTTTACGATGTCGCGACAGGCGAGCGAAAGATTGAGGCAGGGGCTGAGTACGACGAAGTTCTCGCAGCAGATATTAGCTCCGACCAGATGTATATCGCGTTGGGCGGCCCTAAGAAAATGGTCCGTGTCTATTCGATCAATACAGGTGAGCTTGTTTACGAAAACAAAAAACATACCGACTGGGTGACAGCCATCGAATTCAGCCCGGATGGGGTTCTGCTCGCCAGTGGTGACCGCAGCAACGGTCTCGTCGTCTGGGAAGCCGATACCGGTCGAATCTTCTACGAGCTCAATGGCCATCGAGGCGCAGTCACTGATGTAAGTTGGCGTCCGGACAGCAACGTCCTGGCATCTGCGAGTGAAGATGGAACAATCAAACTCTGGGAGATGCAGAACGGAACCAACATCAAGTCATGGAATGCCCACGGTGGGGGAGCCTTGTCCGTTGAATACACTCGAGAAGGCTCACTCGTCTCAACTGGTCGAGACAAAATGGCTCGACTTTGGGACGGTGATGGCAAGAAGCTGAAAGACTTCGGCGGACTCAAAGATATCGGAATGGAAGTTGGGTTCGATGCTGACAGTCAAGTGGCCATCGCTGGCGACTGGTCAGGGGAAGTGCATTTCTGGAATGCGGCCGATGGAGCAGTTCTGGGCACGCTCAACACGAACCCTCCGACGGTTTCGCAGTATCTCTCTTCTCTCGAACCTCAGCTGGCGGAAGCACGCCAGAATCACCAGAAAGCTGCGGAAGCACTGGCGACGCTCACTGCCGGATTTGCTCAACGGCAAGCTGCCTCACAACAGGCAGCGAAAGAACTGGAAATCGCTGAGAAGCTGTTGGCCGAAACAACAGGACAGATGACCGCCACTGCCAATGAACTTCAAAAGCATGAGGGAGACTTGGTAAAAGCCAACGCTCAGGTTGGTGATTCACAGAACCAATTGACGCAAGCTCAAGCCATTCTCCAAACTGCGGAGGACGACTTGAAACCGGTCCAGGCAAACTTTGAGCAATTGACGACGAAGACCGAACAGTTCAAAGCAGCGCAGGAGGCTTCGGCTCGTGGGCTTGAGAAAGCTACGGAAACTTTTGAAATTCTCAAGCAAGCCGCTTCTCCCACTGCACAAGAGACGGCAGCCAATGATCCATCTGTGGCCGCTACTCTCGCCAAACGAAACGAAGTCGCGAAAACAGCTGAAGCAGCTGTGACGCTCGCGAAGATCGTCGCTGAGCAAGCTGCGAGTCAGTTTGCGACCGGTGCTGAGCAGCTTCGAGTCGCGACAGAAGCCTTCCAAGCCGCCCAGCAAACTCTCGCATCAGCGAAGGCGAACGTCGACAACTTTGAGAAACAACATGCTGCGAATCTTGCCACTCAGCAGCAGTCACAGCAGCAAGTCGTGAAATTCAAGTCCACTCTGGCCGAGTTGAAAA
Proteins encoded in this window:
- a CDS encoding CpaF family protein, producing MASPPISRLKRETSQDDFENLKRLIHGRLVDKLDLNKLGELKGDTLRREIRLVVEHLCDTENPLLNRSERERLIEEVLDETFGFGPLEILMKEEGVADIMINGPKHVFVEKNGRIQRSPVTFRDNDHLLQILDRIVSRVGRRIDETSPMCDARLPDGSRLNAIIPPLALDGPSLTIRKFGSKPLALEDLLNFGAFTPEMVMLMEGAIKARLNIIISGGTGSGKTTLLNTLSSFIQGDQRVITIEDAAELQLQQEHVLRLETRPPNIEGKGKISATDLVKNALRMRPDRIIIGECRGPETLDMLQAMNTGHEGSMTTVHANNPRDAVSRIETMVTMGGTELPLKAIRHQFSSAVDLIIQASRLQGGPRKLTYVTEVLNMEQDTIIMQDIFRFMQDGIDSDGRSFGHFESTGVRPAFMDRLEAAGVRLPANLFAARRLGS
- a CDS encoding DUF1549 and DUF1553 domain-containing protein, which translates into the protein MRNLLLSIICVPVLSLATNSLVLADGNLVELRVFPKDVSLTTKRDFQSVVVQGYYDNGLTADLTEQAQWKVENASLVSQENNVFRPAADGETQMTVSVGEKSVTVPVKVARAGDDRPVSFKLDVMPALTKSGCNTGSCHGAARGKDGFNLSLFGYDPAGDHFRITREQPGRRVNLAIPEASLLVEKGAGVVPHTGGKRFDLDSKICQTIVEWVANGTPTDPADQATCTSIEMYPKQAVLDGTGESQRTVVIATYSDGTVRDVTSLAAFTTSNETAIAVDEQGLVTAGERGEGFVMARFDVHTVGSQFLSLPKGLQYEEQPETPANEIDVLVAQKLKKLRLHPSELCSDEEFLRRVSIDLIGLTPTYEEYTAFVADSAPDKRARKIDELLDRKEFTEVWVSKWAEWLMMRSNNQVSQKSIFLYYQWLVEQIANNVPMDAMVREILSSSGGTFTTPQTNFYEIERDQLKVAENVAQIFMGMRIQCAQCHNHPFDRWTQDEYYDFAAFFSQVGRKRGEDEREQIIFNRGGGEVKHPVTGQNSTPKFLGGAYPETKGKDRREVVANWLASKENPFFAKNFANRIWHHFFGIGIVEPIDDFRISNPASNPELLDELAQRLTDYDYDMRKLIRDICNSNTYQRTTRRNESNMTDELNFAHQNIRRIKAESMLDVISHVTSTKDDFAKLPVGARAVQIADGATSTYFLTTFGRATRETACSCEVKMEPTLSQALHLLNGDTVNNKMRQGNQIKSLLDQGLSPEQVIERLYITTLCRKPTAEELESLSPLYAEGSNVQQGLEDAYWALLNSREFLFNH
- a CDS encoding c-type cytochrome domain-containing protein — encoded protein: MLNHSLRTSLLCFATLVTFTCSHVRAEEKDSKTDEKPVEKITFDDHVLPVFRARCGSCHNANDRRGGLVLDQYAGVMEGGSSGEVVDPGSAEFSYLWLLVNHEDSPKMPPNADKLPESELAVIRKWIDMGALENAGSKAKIKERKSLARIEVSTERPAHVAMPQSYFGDPVVTPPSTNAVTALATSPWAPIVAISGHQQVSLYNSQTREPLGVLPFPEGQPQIIKFSRNGSLLMVGGGRGGQSGKVVVYDVATGERKIEAGAEYDEVLAADISSDQMYIALGGPKKMVRVYSINTGELVYENKKHTDWVTAIEFSPDGVLLASGDRSNGLVVWEADTGRIFYELNGHRGAVTDVSWRPDSNVLASASEDGTIKLWEMQNGTNIKSWNAHGGGALSVEYTREGSLVSTGRDKMARLWDGDGKKLKDFGGLKDIGMEVGFDADSQVAIAGDWSGEVHFWNAADGAVLGTLNTNPPTVSQYLSSLEPQLAEARQNHQKAAEALATLTAGFAQRQAASQQAAKELEIAEKLLAETTGQMTATANELQKHEGDLVKANAQVGDSQNQLTQAQAILQTAEDDLKPVQANFEQLTTKTEQFKAAQEASARGLEKATETFEILKQAASPTAQETAANDPSVAATLAKRNEVAKTAEAAVTLAKIVAEQAASQFATGAEQLRVATEAFQAAQQTLASAKANVDNFEKQHAANLATQQQSQQQVVKFKSTLAELKTSADGQTASRDSFKEKAAALAKAAVLTEEENAQLQSAKAAAEAAQKRLENLESQFNRLQLARNELASAQAE
- a CDS encoding DUF1501 domain-containing protein codes for the protein MKGHGCAPAHFQQLSRRGFLQIGMLAGTSLTLPQLLARRAQAELKDYDNFEGTAKSIIHIFLPGGLAQQESFDPKPYAPIEYRGEMRNIKTKLDGVQFGETLQKTAQIADKLCVIRSMSHGEAAHERGTHNMFTGYRPSPALQFPSIGSVISQQYGSRNNLPPYVCVPNQPNVYAGSGYLSSAFAPFSLGSDPAAGGFKVRDLNLPSGVDESRFANRRSALEAVNAYFQSRETSDQINAMDSFYESAYNLISSPEAREAFDLEKEDAKLRDEYGRNQAGARMLLARRLVEAGVRMVNLTYGGWDNHDNIVANFRRQMPSFDQAFSRLITDLDERGLLDETLVMVSSEFGRTPKINNTAGRDHWPKVFSVALAGGGIKRGHVYGSSNATASEPEENEVSVEDLFTTVYHALGIVADKELMAPGDRPIEIVDGGSVVQDLLA
- a CDS encoding PPC domain-containing protein — its product is MRCLRAFFEMVFAITHEYTGRNQLQTVSATAPARATQFRILGVLCSLAFLVCSQSLFAAAPRFTDVSPRAGTRGQELTITLSGSNLEDAEELLLYDDGLEVLSIEHPEDDKEKNRKVLIRLKVAEDCRLGTQRMRIRTRTGLSDLQNFVISPFEVLSEKEPNTDFATPQEVTLNSSVVGRIDREDVDYFVINAKQGERISAEVFGTRIGASTGINYFDPYLAIIDEDRFEIAVNDDAPLVLNDAVVSAIAPRDGRYIIQVRDSSYNGDGRADYVLSIGNFPRPTAVIPSGGKPGETLTVTFLGDPLGPITQDVTLPSDPKIERFGLEVRDEFGLAPSLQPFQLSSLDNTTEAEPNNDRKAATACAAPGAANGVISEPGDIDYFKFTAKKDQQFDIEVYARRLRSGLDPVVTVVNTETGKGVVSNDDSRGPDSYVRFKAPEDGEYSVGVYDHLRRGQADFTYRIEISPIEPSLQASPTEFARYVQHQIIIPQGAGSGIVANVQRKDIGGAVNFRSADLPEGVRVECPEGWRNDGSMSVVFFADANAPLSGKFSSIETFLDDPKQPDRVVTGPLYQDVLMVRGRNNNRVWEERMNRLPIVVTQKAPFRVWAEAPPVPIVRGGSLNLVVKCEKDEGWDEDISVRLLQNPPGINSSGSVKIAKGQTEASIPINAAGNAALRESMISLRCTANIGNGAIELCTEFIPLRVEDQYATFEFVQSAVEQGKEVTFPVKVNKQKDFAGSATVELLGLPANATAEKLEMTAETTELNFKIQTTEKTPPGMSKNVFCRVMVPENGATILHNLGSGVLRVDKPLPPKPDAPKPAPEVAKAPPAEKPLSRLEQLRLQKRQQAEAAQAESGD
- a CDS encoding type II secretion system F family protein; this translates as MNFETFLPTTIDPMTASVIAFIGVFGAIISALLLMQGNSSKDIEDRLDVLAGKKRAKSDGPQVTRDALMKEGMEGISGAANRFMERFLNMRLLFVQADVQMKPEVFLMVVMACGGIGLGAGYLSRIPLPTYPLVFIVSALLPFGWLLFKRSRRFKKFSKQLPDAMELVARALRSGHSLSAAMKVVVDELPDPISKEFNIAYEEQNLGVPVEESLAHLYIRVPNMDYKFFAMAVSIQRQSGGDLAEILDKIGRIIRDRFRILGQVQALTGEGRISGIVLMALPIALFFAVWKLNPEYVMLLFTDELGRKMVAVAVVLQILGAIVIKKIISIKV